In Hemicordylus capensis ecotype Gifberg chromosome 4, rHemCap1.1.pri, whole genome shotgun sequence, the genomic window gctctgttcgcaagctctccagctgttgttgaactacggagagttgtagttcaacaacagctggagagccaaagtcgCTTATCCGTGCATTAGCCCTACACACACGTTCTGTgcaatgcacatttatttatttatttatttatttatttatttattacattagtACATAgaatctatgtacagtgtatgcacatactgATCTGTATGCATACATGATTATTTGCATGttctgttcaatgcatgtacaggagtacacttcctgtctgtatcctgcatttgaaggggcctctATCCAGGTCCACTGttaaaataaaatgcatgtacagtcattaacacaaaaaccaagcacatgtgtacagacatctatatgcatgtacagcatagaatctgaatagggctactgtgcACACTTCAAAGGGATGCAACAGGACCAAGTGGGATTGTAAATGCAACTACTGCGATTTGGACACATGGTGGGTCATCATTGAAACTGTTCGCTGAGCATCTAGAAGACATGGTACAGTTATCAGTCTAAGACCGATTGCTCACATTAAGCTTTTCCCTATGCATAAAGCATTTGCATATAGGAATGTGATGGCTATGAATGTGCGTTGTATTTGTTTTGTGCAGTTTTCTGACGTGACAATGTTTCCTAGcacaatattaaaaaataaacacataatAGCAGCATTACAGGGAGATACATCAGTACCACAGACTAGAATCAGGATGCTGAGAGATGTAAAACCATGGGtgcctttttttgtttaaaggaAAGGAGATATATTTGTCCCTGTCTACATGTCAATAATGAATTCAGTGATCCCATTCAGCATTAGTGCACCTGCAGGCTAGGAGTATGGACACTGCACATTTGCTCTAGGAAGCCAACAGATGAAGTTACTTCTTATATTGGCAAAGGCACATTCCCAAACTAGCGTTTTCCAAGGAAACATGAATGTAGGGCAGAGAGGGTGTTTGTGGAGGAGGActggagggcagggcagagggatgcTTAATGTCCAGCTTTGGATGggagaaaacaattaaaatgagcaGGGAGGAGGCATTTGCAGGGCAGAATCAGCAGCCAGATGAGGGCTAGTCACTTGCTTCCCACCCACTGATTCTGTCGACAGGTCTTCCTAGCCTAGCATTTGTCttaggaggaaaacatggagtTAGGGTACTTGAATGTTCTTTATTGTCcagattttttgtttttcaaatagTAAACCTTGGAATTACAGACACAAGGTGGTAGgataattaatcaattaaatacACCCTGTCCACAAATGTTTATTGACTTTCACTTGTTCTGCCTTAAACAGAGGACTAGTTTTCATGTCACAGGCAAAGATAGTAGCCACATGGCTCCTTTTTAAATGGGGAAGTTACTTCAAGAGAGACAACTGCCCCTGGAGAAGTAGGCAGGGGTGGAGGGTTGCTCCAGAGAAGTCCCCCCAGCAACTTTTCCTCCTGCACTGTTTAAAACACATACTTGGAACcctactgggggtggggaagccaaATTGGGAGACGGAGGTAATTTGGAGTAGGGAAACAGTGCTTCTCCCAGTCCCAACAACCCTTTCCCAAAGTGGCTATTGTGTACAATAGTTTGTGCACAAGTTTGGCCTGTAATTAACGTAACATTCAAGAAGCCGCTGCCTTACTACTTATCCCCTCTCTCTTCTGATCAGAGAATATTGGCCTCCAGTGCTTCACTCCTGATCTGCGTCAACTGCACTGCCAATGGGAAATGGAGCCTGGTCCTTCTCACAGCCTATTGCACTGGGCAGAAGACAACAGCAGCAGTGCAAGGTGACAGAAGATAAGGATGGCAGGTTAACACATGTACACACAATCCTGGTTTGCTATCGTTCAGCTCTTTACTCCAGCATCAGAGCCCAAGAGAAGCTTGCCTCCACCTCAGCTCTCACATGCTTAGGTTAGGGTAGGCAAGGATCTGTGTCATTGCTGAAGAAGTCTAGAATCTTCTAGGTGCAAACAAGGCTGTCTTATTCCTCTGTTCATAAGTATTAGTCCTCCTCCTTGCATTTCTCCATTCCAGTCACAGTAATAGCTTCCTATCTCCACAGAGTGGACTCTCTTTACCATTCCTCGGCAAATTCCTGGAAATCTTCTTCACATAGTGAGTTTATTCACTGGGGCTTGTTATCTTCCCACCTGACTAGCAACTTCCTCTCCTGCTTCTAGatagtctagagcagggctgctcaacttcggccctcctgcagatgttggcctacagttcccatgatccctggctattggccactgtggctggggattatgggagctgtagttcaaaaacagctggggggcctaagttgagcaggcctggtctagagacATGTGGCAGATTCCTTGCTACTTACAACAGCTGCGCCCTCAAAATGCTTGGATTAGCTTCTAAATCCAGGGCCTCAAACTGTCATGGCTTAGGAGAGATTCCTATATTCAATACAGTGTCTACACAATAGACATGGTGTGGACACTACAcaataatgtctacactgactggcagcagctcttcagggtttcatccaggagtctttcacagccctaccaaAAAATACCAGAGATTGAGCGAGGAGCCTTGTTGCTCATGTGCTCTGCTCCTAAATTATGGCCACTCTCTGCTATGAAAGCCTCATTCATAATTCCTATGGGTTAGCTGTGATAGTAGGATCTTCCTCATAGTGTCCCTACATCCCTCATGCCATGATAGCTAGTGTAAGGTTGATAAGGGGGTGAAGATGGTACACCATGTGGGTGTCCCATCATTTTTAGGATTGGGAGACAAGTCACCTAAACTGGAGATGAGACAGAGTAGCCCTAGTTGGCAAGGAAGAGCTGTTTAACACTGGAGCATCCTGTCTTGCCGAGTGACGTTGcactggaagacctccaaggacccTTCCAACTCTAGAACCCTATGGGGATAATGGAAATGGCTAAGCAAACCTGGCACCCTCATTGATTGGTCAGAATTTTAACAAATTCTGCAATGGAAGGCATGGGATGATTCTCCTCTGACTTCTAGCAGGCTTAGGAGTAAACACAGCAGAATGAGAATCTGTTGCTGTAGTTGACTGCATCCTCACTTTTGGTTCCCAGAACACAAGCCTGGCATAAGtgtgaggagaaagaagagagaagcgAGCCCCACCATCACCCTCATTCCCATGTCTGCATCTTCCAGCCTAGCAACTCTAGTTACATCTCTGTCCTGCTGACTATCACTGAGGGACAGCTTCAGCAGGAGGTCAGCTACTTCAAAGAGCCATTTGAACTGCACCACGTGGGTAAGAATCTTTAACACATCAAGGCCACGCCCTCCCCGCACTAATACTCTCAGTCTGCATTTATGGGCTGACCAACAATCCTGGGAGGCCCACCAAAAAAACAATGGTATTATGGGGTTATGTAATGCAGTTTGCACTGCACTGGGCCCCTGCAGGCTCCATGAGCTGAGCTGTCTTGATCAGCCATGTTTATCCCACTGATTACAGTGTTCACTGCCCCACCAATGATCCTGCAAGCCACTGTGGAGAGAGGCGTACTAAAGCTGGAGTGGGCCACATCCTTGGAGGAATTAGCGGCACACATGGTGTATCAGATACAGTATGCAGATATGGAACAAAACACCCCAAATTGGAAGGTAATACATGAGATAATGTAAGGGGGGGGATGACAAAAATCTGTCAGACAGCTGGAATGACTCATCAAATGTTAAACTCCTAAAATCGACACAGAGGATCATCCTTAAACCCACCTTGCCTACAAAGCCAAATTTCAAGATCAATCTGTTGGGTTGTTTTCCATCAGCTGAAGCACCtactgttccccccaccctcagttTTTGGTTATAATGGTGCAATGCCAATTGTCTCTCTCACTCAATATACTGTCGCTACTGCAGCCCTATAATATACTGAGTTCGTTCTCGTGGCCTCAGCAACCTACTcgagagggctgggggaaagacaggagcttgcctgccttcccctgaAGTCAAGCAATGGCCATCTTGGACTCTGCCGAGccgtgtgcccacatgagcagtggagtCCCGAGCTAGGATtgggaagaggaagtcctcccgcaCCAGCAGCACAGGGGCTGCTCTCAGTAGAGCAGCCGCTGGGCTCGGgcacagccactccttccccttgGCTTGCAGCCCAAAATGGCGGTGGGCTGGAGAAAGCCATCTACCCAATGGCGATCGCACCAACAATCACCTGCTGAGGTGGAACGAACCGACAGTTTGTTCTACCTCAGTTATCCACCAGGTACAACTGGTCTGCCTTTGACTGGAGCAGCCGGAGGCAGAGGGCTCCTGGCACTCCAGGTGACATGAGCTCAGCTGCCTGGGGTAGCTcaaaaaagtgtctttcctctcctctccacaaatttaagtgaggagttgcttctcaagctttcccACTGCATCCCtgcactgctgccaccgccactttGAGAAGAGTCTAGAGTTGCCAGATCTCTGGGCCCTGCTGCCCAATCCCCAGGCTGTGGATCCCCAatccccttcctcttctccaatCACTGTGGAGAAGAGGGAGGGTAGAATGGCAACATGCTgctttgctgcctcctcctcttccaattGGCTTGGAAGAAGAGGGAAaggcagtgcagtgcagtggtgGCAAACAGAGAGAACTGCATGGTGGCTATGGTGCAACTGCCCACCCTCCCTATATGTTGGCATTGCTGCCACCATCAGCAGTGGTGCACCTATTTGCTCATTCGACTGCATGGCCACAAGTTGCCACAGCACAACTGCCCAGCTTCCCATCCACAAGACATTGTTATGGCCATTGGCAGCCGGAGTGGCGGTGATGAACTTATTTACTCCCCTTCACTGCCTTGTCCACCATCGCCCAATCGCCTGTGTGCCCTCCATGTCAGCATTGCTGCAGAAACAGCAGGGGTCCACTCACATGCCCACCCCACTGCATGGCCACCCCAGCAACAGCAgaagtggtggtgatgatggtgattCACCCAGCCATTTGCCCTCTTCTCAAGCTACCTGCTCAAAGAACAGCGGAAAGCTGCAGACACATTTTGGGCTGGCCACTACAGTTGTCATCACTCACACCTTGGAGGTGAGGCTCAGCCTCAGCCTGCCCAGCCAGCAGCATCTATGTGGGAAAGATGGAGAACAGACTGAGTGAGTGCATGTGGATGAATGGATGCCTAGATActtggataggggtgtgcatttgtaTATATTAACTCATAGAGAGATGgaaggtaggtgtgtgtgcgtgcgcatatGCATGTATTAGATACAGTGAGTACATGGTTCTGATCCAGGTGTTCTGTTGATCATATGTCAGAAAGCTTATCCACTGAGCTGACCCTACCCCCTTGAATAGGACCCAAACTTTGTTCTTACAGAGGAGCCTATGGCAACCAAGTCTTTCATTCAGTTCCTCCAAGTCACTAGTGGTCAATCATGAGAGCACACCAAGCCTCTCATCAGCCCCCAGTAGGGTTGTCATCTCCTTGAACAGCTGCTTGATAAGCAGAAAGTCAGCAGCTGCAGCTTTTCCTGTGTTAGAGCTTTTCCTGTGTTAGTGATGGGGAGATGGGGCATAGTGTGTCACATATGTAACAAAGCAGCCTCAGATCTTTGATTTAAATACCACAAGGATACCCAGATTTCTGCTTTGGTTTCTGGATGTGGCTCCCAGGAATCTAACTAGCAGAACACATCTGATGGAGCCACTCTCTTGACAGGATCTGCAGGTGCGGTACTCAACCAACACTGAGATCCATCACCTGGCTCCTGGGAGTCACTACTGCCTTCAGCTACGTGCCCAGCCAGATGGGCAGAAGTTCCAAGGGAGATGGAGTGCCTGGTCAGAAATGGTGTGCATTGAAGTCCCAGCTGGAGCAGGTAAGATACAACACCAGGAACAGAAACGTAGGACTGAACTCAGCAAGGTTGGGCAGGGAGGTGCCAGGTGGGGGGACACAGCTAGAGTGGGGATAGTTTGGCAGGAGATAGCTGATTGGTTGTAACTAAGATAGCAAACTGATCCAAGCAAGGTGCCAAGAGCTGAACCCCAGATGGGCATTTAGGAAGAACCTGGCATGGCTCAGTTACTCACAACCTCATCCTGTGTCTTTGCCCTAGGTTCAACCATCTTGAATGTGGCAGTTGCACTTTTGCTCTGTGCAGGACTTGTGTTGGGAGTTGGCTGCACCTGCTTTTCTATGTACAGGTAACTGGACCCCAGCTCTAGTAATGCAAAGCCCAGCTCTAGTACTCACCTACTCTGCTAGGATTGAATCTCTTGCTAGACAAAAGCACACTTTGGAAGGGGGAGCAGGGAATAATGTTCTTAAAGGCCAACTTATGCTTGTTAGGGAGCACTCATGTTGCAGAGAACCAAGTCTATGCTTTAAGATCAGCCTGGTTCCTCTGGATTTCACTCTTCATGTTTTATTATTAAGCAGTGTGAAACAAATACTCTGGCCACCCATCCCAGACTTTCACCATGTCCTGGATGGATTCCTTGAGGACAAcaagaagcagcaacagcaggtgaggcCTTCTTTCCCCCATACAAGAACATAATAGCAATGCAGTTGGTAGAGGGGAGGACAAAGCAACTAAACAGTGAGAAGAGAGACCAAGCTCGACATTTTCTTCCTTCCATTTCATTTTCCATCAAAATAAGATTGGCTTTTTTGATGATTTGATGCTTCAGACTTGCAAGGAATTCAGAAAGGATGTTGGTACAGCAAACAACCCCATGATGCTATCTAGTCTTTTCCCCAGTGATGAGATTTTCAATTGCCATGCCAGCTCTGAATTGCTaagtgactctgtgtgtgtgtgtgtgcacgtgcatctagagggtgaggtggggggggggagagagagagagagagagactaactgACACTGGACCATgcctgggggggcggggtttgtGGGGCTGgtggcgaatcagcatgtgtgggggccccttaacatttcataggattacaaaatcatactgacgACATACTGTGTGAATCgtgtgaggtttttggacatgtccaaccagcttggacatatagtgcatttgcaaggaaaaagattaaaaacaacacatgccccttgcttcacagttctcactcagacattcttGATTGTAAATGAACTTGAGCATAGTAcatttactaaataaataaataaagtttattcgCGGTTTACAGTTAGCCtaactttcactaggtgtgaagtactctatggatagagagagctcgttctggcagctttactacaGTAGGGAAAAATTATTAAGaatcaacaatttgtccaatccatttcaaattcaatAGTCATAGCCCACCCACTCTgcctgacatctgtgctcagtatcaaagccctataccaagtcattccaggtgatctaaagggtggggcaaaaatTGGGGTGcagcacctttttttaaaaaaatgcagattCCTCCACAGGGGACtgaaatgatggtccaaggggggcttcagttccagcagtttttgtaattttctgccatgaaacaagccacttataggacttttaaaaaatgtttttatgaaaaaaacaccctaaaattattaaaaatcaataacTTGTCTaatccatttcaaattcaatattcagagccctctCATGCTGCCccacatctgtgcccaatatcaaagccctatgcgtAGTCATTTCATAAATATACAAGGTGGGGGGATAATGAAAAAAGGGAAAGCCCATACCTTCCATTGTTGgctctgagaaggaggaggaggaagacacaagctctcagcacagcccagggctgcagggcagggaggtGAGAGGGTGTGCACACAGTGCTCTGGTGGCCACTCTGCTTCTAGTCCAGGCTGGAGAGCTCCAGGCAGGGTCAGGGGCTGGAGACACAGGGAGAGCTTCAAGGAAGCCTGCAGTGGCAGAGaggcctctggaagccctgcccagtgcccacccaccaaacagctgagagtcagagcagaGAAGGAACTGAATCAGCGTGGCTACAAGGGAGCCTTTCCATTAGTAGGCAAGCTTGCGGGCTGCTCCTACAGCTACAGGttggctgggtgggagggagggagggaaattctGGAGGGCAGGCTGCTCCAGCGTGGGGCCCGGGGTGATTGCCCTAGCCACCTCGCCCGAAAGATGGCCCTGGATAGACATGGAATGAAACAATATTACATTTCTGCAATGCCCCAAAGCAGTTCTTATTAAAGACATAAGTATGTTAGACTATGATCTTATCTCTGCAAAGATAGGATCgggagcgggtgggggggagggagaggagaagacacAGAAGTGCATTTCAGGGGGCAAACCATTATCccacattagatttctgaaagaagaATAAAGTTATATTTCACAGTAATGCTCCCATCCTAAATATAAACAGAAGCGAGTCTATGGGGAACTGTTCTTTATATACATTGACTGGCAACAATAAAGAAAAGTACTAAGTATGTGAAAAGAAATTTTCCTTCAAGCAAACACAGTAATGGGGATGACGACTCTTCAGGGGGGCTTGCCCCCTCATTCCTTTTCCTACCACCTATGTTTCTCTGGCAATGACCAAGTGGGATATAGAACACAGGCCCATTAGACTGGCATTGGCCAGTCTTGAAAGTTATTTTAAGACTCTAATGGTGGGATGACAGATACATGTCCCCAGAGATTAAGTTTGTGGTCTGAGTATATGGACAGACAGATGCGTAAACCGGAGTAGGGTGGAATCCGGAGGCATTTCTGATGCTGCTTCCTTCCATCTTCAGGTGAATGCTTTCTTCTGCAACAAAACTTTGGAGGACACACCTTTGACATGCCTACTGGAAGTGCTGTCTGAGCGCCCCCTGGAAACAACAGGCTATGGCCCCTTCCCCAGTGTTGTGGCAGCGGAGCAGGCAAAATGGGACAGCCAGTCTTCTTCCCATCAGTTGTACATGGCAAGTAGCAATCAAGGGAGCCATCAGGAAAACGAGTATTTTGACAGTGCAGGTGATGGGTATGACACCCTCCCCATGTCCTTGGAACATGGTTCAATCACAGTTGCAGAGAGTCAACTTTGTTCAGTTACCTCGCTCAACACACCACTTTTCGCTCCAGAGACAAAAGAGGGAAGAAACTGGGAAGCTTCTGGAGAGCCATCCACGTCCCCCACACACATCTCAAACCAGTCTTATCTGCTAATGGGCTGACTGGGCACGCCCACTAgagggcagcagcaagagagacaaTCAGTCTCATGGATGTTTGCCGTATTAATAGGAATTCTGCATTATATGGGAGATATTTTACTATCAAGTCCTGCACCTTTGAGTTTGTTTTCCATGCACCAACTGCCCTTAGGAGCTAATAGCACCAGGCTGGGAGATGGAATGAAGAGGAATTTCTAGCAGCCATGccttggtaaagtaaagtgtgccgtcaagtcgatttcgactcctggcatccacagagccctgtggttttctttggtagaatacaggaggggtttaccattgcctcctcccgcgaaGTATGATacggtgcctttcagcatcttcctatatcgctgcttcccaatatagtaccagcggggattcaaaccagcaaccttctgcttgttagtcaagcatttccccgctgcacccctTAAGATGACTATTAATCAAGGCCTATTACAGATGCTCAAATACAATGTAGTCTCTGAGAAGCTGTAATGTACTGACTTATGCCTATCATGCTTACAAAGTGCAAGTTGTAAGTGAGAATACTAAGTTTCAATATAGACAGCATTCCATATTAAGATCACATATCTCTCATTGCCATCTTTGACCGCATTTTACATCTCACTAACCACAATTGCATCAAGCAGCTGAAGACTCACTGTAATCAATTGCATCACTGCTGGCTGTGAATGCATAGCTGTGTAGAAACAGGTTATTGGGGAAGGGTGCTGTGGAAGTGCattgaatacgacaaatattttaTAAATAGTTATATACCGtttgtcaacaaaagttcccaaggtggtttacatatatatatataaataaataaaatggctccctgtccccaaagggctcataatctttaaaaaatgaacaaaaaacataagatagacatgtGCTAGGGATAGATAggtccagttgttctcccctaaataaataaataaataaataaatctctttctaaataaagagaattaccacttttaaaaggtgcctctttttcaTCAACTGCATTCATTCAAATAATCAATTTTCTTTCAAGGATCAAGCTCATGAAAAACCAAGTTCTGTGAAAGTTTGAAGCACTGACTGACTGGCATCTGTGATGCCACAGATGCTTCCTCCCATCCAAGACTGAGTTTACAACTCTTTAAACATAAGATGACATATTAATGTTTAAATTCAGAAATATATATGTAGTGTTTGCAATGGATGAGGGAAAAGAGTGATGACTGAGTCTGTGTGGAAATTGCTGGTATGTCTTTTACATAGTGAAAGCAGGAGTAGGCCATGGGGTAGGGGTGGGCACAGAAATTGCTATTAGGTTGCATTTGGTACATTCAACCTTTATTTCAGTTAGTAGCTCCTGATCtagaagccagagaggaaataGGAGATGGTGCTGTGCAGAACGTAATGCTCACTCTCTACCCACAGCTGTAATATCCTGGGGTCagggaaagtgaagaaaattTAAGCCCAGGCA contains:
- the MPL gene encoding thrombopoietin receptor isoform X2; this translates as MGLILDPCPSSMAAHQCPVRPLPLLPVLLLTFLPSRNSVLITDEEAALVAEVPKEIFCFSRTFMDLTCFWNESAQGDGAYRFFYTYKGDSSRECTLTSVTQGDGGWCHICIFPNDHLGTRLFIDLYIEVVNITSNLTMFNRSLSVETVGLIAPPTNITAKWPGLARQLHVIWVPPPIYFQDFLFYEVLYGVEGSTQLPSRIEVGNNHLCHLKGLLPGQRYRIQVRTKPDGISFSGFWGPWSPAVLAETPHLPENIGLQCFTPDLRQLHCQWEMEPGPSHSLLHWAEDNSSSARTQAWHKCEEKEERSEPHHHPHSHVCIFQPSNSSYISVLLTITEGQLQQEVSYFKEPFELHHVVFTAPPMILQATVERGVLKLEWATSLEELAAHMVYQIQYADMEQNTPNWKDLQVRYSTNTEIHHLAPGSHYCLQLRAQPDGQKFQGRWSAWSEMVCIEVPAGAGSTILNVAVALLLCAGLVLGVGCTCFSMYSVKQILWPPIPDFHHVLDGFLEDNKKQQQQVNAFFCNKTLEDTPLTCLLEVLSERPLETTGYGPFPSVVAAEQAKWDSQSSSHQLYMASSNQGSHQENEYFDSAGDGYDTLPMSLEHGSITVAESQLCSVTSLNTPLFAPETKEGRNWEASGEPSTSPTHISNQSYLLMG
- the MPL gene encoding thrombopoietin receptor isoform X1 — protein: MGLILDPCPSSMAAHQCPVRPLPLLPVLLLTFLPSRNSVLITDEEAALVAEVPKEIFCFSRTFMDLTCFWNESAQGDGAYRFFYTYKGDSSRECTLTSVTQGDGGWCHICIFPNDHLGTRLFIDLYIEVVNITSNLTMFNRSLSVETVGLIAPPTNITAKWPGLARQLHVIWVPPPIYFQDFLFYEVLYGVEGSTQLPSRIEVGNNHLCHLKGLLPGQRYRIQVRTKPDGISFSGFWGPWSPAVLAETPHLPENIGLQCFTPDLRQLHCQWEMEPGPSHSLLHWAEDNSSSARTQAWHKCEEKEERSEPHHHPHSHVCIFQPSNSSYISVLLTITEGQLQQEVSYFKEPFELHHVVFTAPPMILQATVERGVLKLEWATSLEELAAHMVYQIQYADMEQNTPNWKDLQVRYSTNTEIHHLAPGSHYCLQLRAQPDGQKFQGRWSAWSEMVCIEVPAGAGSTILNVAVALLLCAGLVLGVGCTCFSMYSSVKQILWPPIPDFHHVLDGFLEDNKKQQQQVNAFFCNKTLEDTPLTCLLEVLSERPLETTGYGPFPSVVAAEQAKWDSQSSSHQLYMASSNQGSHQENEYFDSAGDGYDTLPMSLEHGSITVAESQLCSVTSLNTPLFAPETKEGRNWEASGEPSTSPTHISNQSYLLMG